A window of the Arachis duranensis cultivar V14167 chromosome 5, aradu.V14167.gnm2.J7QH, whole genome shotgun sequence genome harbors these coding sequences:
- the LOC107490278 gene encoding probable protein ABIL5 isoform X3, with the protein MLQNNFKFGLSSVVENTKEYICRAVVTVVDHLGNVSANLDALISQTNAFSDAELRIQCLKQRLLSCEQYADKLALTKMQWRENLPRFHSRYLSTPITLERSSSEKSRRPESEVSSKLEDKHVLETHEDLPLFMYTQKPLSSKNMKSTTTTVSDHKNLAIVVPVRDGLSVLTKVSNPTFHFQGTPKIGRHRRSLHGSDILWLLRRTKRTL; encoded by the exons ATGCTgcaaaacaattttaaatttggattaTCCAG TGTTGTGGAGAATACAAAAGAATACATATGCAGGGCAGTGGTCACTGTAGTTGATCATCTTGGAAATGTTTCTGCCAATCTTGATGCCCTTATATCTCAAACAAATGCATTTTCTGATGCTGAGTTAAGAATCCAATGCCTCAAACAG AGACTTCTCTCATGTGAACAATATGCTGATAAGCTTGCCCTCACCAAGATGCAATGGAGGGAGAACTTGCCAAGATTCCATTCAAGATATTTATCGACAC CAATCACTCTTGAGAGATCAAGCAGTGAAAAATCAAG AAGACCTGAAAGTGAAGTTTCTTCAAAACTGGAAGATAAACATGTACTGGAGACACATGAAGATTTACCTCTTTTTATGTACACTCAGAAACCACTTTCATCAAAGAATATGAAGTCAACCACTACTACAGTTAGTGACCATAAAAATTTGGCCATAG TAGTACCTGTTCGCGATGGTTTATCAGTATTAACCAAAGTTTCAAATCCCACATTTCATTTCCAA GGTACCCCGAAGATTGGACGTCATAGAAGATCGTTGCATGGCAGTGACATCTTATGGCTTCTACGGCGTACTAAACGAACCCTTTGA
- the LOC107490278 gene encoding probable protein ABIL5 isoform X1 has protein sequence MLQNNFKFGLSSVVENTKEYICRAVVTVVDHLGNVSANLDALISQTNAFSDAELRIQCLKQRLLSCEQYADKLALTKMQWRENLPRFHSRYLSTPITLERSSSEKSRRPESEVSSKLEDKHVLETHEDLPLFMYTQKPLSSKNMKSTTTTVSDHKNLAIAAVVPVRDGLSVLTKVSNPTFHFQGTPKIGRHRRSLHGSDILWLLRRTKRTL, from the exons ATGCTgcaaaacaattttaaatttggattaTCCAG TGTTGTGGAGAATACAAAAGAATACATATGCAGGGCAGTGGTCACTGTAGTTGATCATCTTGGAAATGTTTCTGCCAATCTTGATGCCCTTATATCTCAAACAAATGCATTTTCTGATGCTGAGTTAAGAATCCAATGCCTCAAACAG AGACTTCTCTCATGTGAACAATATGCTGATAAGCTTGCCCTCACCAAGATGCAATGGAGGGAGAACTTGCCAAGATTCCATTCAAGATATTTATCGACAC CAATCACTCTTGAGAGATCAAGCAGTGAAAAATCAAG AAGACCTGAAAGTGAAGTTTCTTCAAAACTGGAAGATAAACATGTACTGGAGACACATGAAGATTTACCTCTTTTTATGTACACTCAGAAACCACTTTCATCAAAGAATATGAAGTCAACCACTACTACAGTTAGTGACCATAAAAATTTGGCCATAG CTGCAGTAGTACCTGTTCGCGATGGTTTATCAGTATTAACCAAAGTTTCAAATCCCACATTTCATTTCCAA GGTACCCCGAAGATTGGACGTCATAGAAGATCGTTGCATGGCAGTGACATCTTATGGCTTCTACGGCGTACTAAACGAACCCTTTGA
- the LOC107490278 gene encoding probable protein ABIL5 isoform X2 has protein sequence MLQNNFKFGLSSVVENTKEYICRAVVTVVDHLGNVSANLDALISQTNAFSDAELRIQCLKQRLLSCEQYADKLALTKMQWRENLPRFHSRYLSTPITLERSSSEKSRPESEVSSKLEDKHVLETHEDLPLFMYTQKPLSSKNMKSTTTTVSDHKNLAIAAVVPVRDGLSVLTKVSNPTFHFQGTPKIGRHRRSLHGSDILWLLRRTKRTL, from the exons ATGCTgcaaaacaattttaaatttggattaTCCAG TGTTGTGGAGAATACAAAAGAATACATATGCAGGGCAGTGGTCACTGTAGTTGATCATCTTGGAAATGTTTCTGCCAATCTTGATGCCCTTATATCTCAAACAAATGCATTTTCTGATGCTGAGTTAAGAATCCAATGCCTCAAACAG AGACTTCTCTCATGTGAACAATATGCTGATAAGCTTGCCCTCACCAAGATGCAATGGAGGGAGAACTTGCCAAGATTCCATTCAAGATATTTATCGACAC CAATCACTCTTGAGAGATCAAGCAGTGAAAAATCAAG ACCTGAAAGTGAAGTTTCTTCAAAACTGGAAGATAAACATGTACTGGAGACACATGAAGATTTACCTCTTTTTATGTACACTCAGAAACCACTTTCATCAAAGAATATGAAGTCAACCACTACTACAGTTAGTGACCATAAAAATTTGGCCATAG CTGCAGTAGTACCTGTTCGCGATGGTTTATCAGTATTAACCAAAGTTTCAAATCCCACATTTCATTTCCAA GGTACCCCGAAGATTGGACGTCATAGAAGATCGTTGCATGGCAGTGACATCTTATGGCTTCTACGGCGTACTAAACGAACCCTTTGA
- the LOC107490282 gene encoding peroxisomal fatty acid beta-oxidation multifunctional protein AIM1: MGSSVKVDFEVGNDGVAIITMCNPPVNALAIPIIMGLKERFQEVAKRNDVKAVVLTGKGGRFSGGFDISVMQKVHQTGDASILPDVSVELLVNLIEDSKKPVVAAVQGLALGGGLELALGCHARIAAPGSQLGLPELTLGIIPGFGGTQRLPRLVGLPKAIDMMLKSKPIKSEEGKKLGLIDEIVSPEELLRVSRQWALEIGERRKPWIRTLHRTDKIGSLSEAREVLKTARQHVKKTAPHLPQQQACLDVIEHGIVHGGYSGVLREAEVFKQLVLSDTAKGLIHVFFAQRAISKVPGVSDIGLKPRNLKKVAVIGGGLMGSGIATALILSNIHVILKEVNSQYLEKGIKTIEGNVRGLVTRGKLAKNKADGALLLLKGVLDYSEFKDVDMVIEAVIENVNLKQTIFSDLEKICPPHCILATNTSTIDLNVIGAKTRSEDRIVGAHFFSFAYLIISIALEIVRTKKTSAQVILDLITVGKIINKSPVVVGNCTGFAVNRTFFPYSQGAHLLVNLGVDIFRIDRLISSFGLPMGPFQLQDLAGYGVAVAVSKEFDGSFRGRTYKSPLLDLMIKSGRNGKNNGKGYYIYEKGSKPKPDLSILPIVEESRRLANIMPGGKPISITDQEIVEMILFPVVNEACRVLDEGIVIRASDLDIACVLGMSFPNYRGGVVFWADLVGAKHVYNSLKKWSELYGNFYKPSRYLEERAIQGIPLSAPASATPRSKARL, encoded by the exons ATGGGTTCTTCCGTGAAGGTTGATTTTGAGGTTGGGAATGATGGGGTTGCTATCATCACTATGTGCAACCCTCCCGTTAATGCCTTGGCTATTCCAA TCATTATGGGGTTGAAAGAGAGATTTCAGGAGGTAGCTAAAAGGAATGATGTCAAAGCTGTAGTTTTGACTG GCAAAGGTGGAAGATTTTCTGGTGGGTTTGACATCAGTGTTATGCAGAAGGTTCACCAAACTG GTGATGCTTCAATTCTCCCTGATGTCTCTGTGGAACTGTTGGTCAACTTAATTGAAG ATTCGAAGAAGCCTGTTGTTGCGGCAGTACAAGGGCTCGCTCTTGGAGGTGGCTTAGAGCTTGCCCTG GGATGCCACGCCCGCATTGCTGCTCCAGGAAGTCAACTGGGACTGCCAGAGCTGACACTTGGAATCATTCCAGGATTTGGAG GCACACAACGTCTTCCCAGGCTTGTTGGGCTTCCTAAAGCTATTGACATGATGCTG AAATCGAAGCCAATAAAGtcagaagaagggaagaaactAGGACTTATAGATGAAATTGTGTCTCCTGAGGAGTTACTCAGGGTTTCCCGACAGTGGGCACTTGAGATTGGAGAGAGACGTAAGCCTTGGATTCGAACACTTCATAGGACCGATAAAATTGGTTCCTTGTCTGAAGCACGTGAGGTGTTGAAAACTGCCAGACAACATGTCAAGAAGACTGCACCGCATTTGCCTCAGCAGCAAGCATGCTTAGATGTGATTGAGCATGGAATTGTCCATGGAGGCTATAGTGGAGTTCTAAGG GAAGCAGAAGTATTCAAGCAACTAGTCCTATCAGACACCGCAAAAGGATTAATTCATGTCTTCTTTGCTCAGCGTGCAATATCAAAG GTGCCTGGTGTATCTGATATTGGGCTTAAGccgagaaatttgaaaaaggttgCTGTTATTGGGGGAGGTCTAATGGGTTCTGGAATTGCTACTGCTCTCATTCTAAGCAACATTCATGTCATACTCAAGGAAGTCAATTCTCAATATCTTGAGAAGGGGATAAAAACGATTGAAG GTAATGTTAGAGGCTTAGTAACAAGGGGAAAGTTGGCAAAAAATAAGGCCGATGGAGCATTGTTGCTGCTTAAAGGTGTTCTTGATTACTCAGAATTTAAAGATGTGGACATGGTCATTGAG GCTGTAATTGAAAATGTTAATCTCAAACAAACTATATTTAGTGATCTTGAGAAGATATGCCCTCCTCATTGCATCTTGGCAACAAACACTTCGACTATTGATCTTAACGTCATTGGTGCTAAGACTAGATCTGAAGATCGCATTGTGGGGGCTCATTTTTTCAG ttttgcaTATTTAATTATCTCTATTGCCTTGGAGATTGTACGGACCAAGAAAACTTctgctcaagttattcttgatcTTATCACTGTTGGTAAAATCATAAATAAGTCTCCGGTTGTCGTGGGCAACTGCACTGGCTTTGCAGTGAACAGAACATTTTTCCCATATTCACAAGGTGCCCATTTATTGGTCAATCTGGGCGTGGATATCTTCAGGATCGATAGATTGATAAGCAGTTTCGGCCTTCCCATGGGTCCTTTCCA GCTTCAGGACTTGGCTGGCTATGGAGTAGCTGTAGCCGTTTCCAAAGAATTTGACGGTTCATTTCGTGGTCGCACATATAAATCTCCACTGCTTGATCTTATGATCAAAAGTGGGAGAAATG GCAAAAACAATGGAAAAGGATACTATATTTATGAAAAGGGTAGCAAGCCAAAACCCGATCTTTCAATACTACCAATTGTTGAAGAGTCGAGAAGACTTGCCAATATTATGCCTGGTGGAAAG CCTATATCTATTACTGACCAAGAGATTGTAGAGATGATCCTCTTTCCAGTAGTGAACGAGGCATGCCGTGTTTTAGATGAAGGAATAGTTATTCGAGCATCAGACCTTGACATTGCTTGTGTTCTTGGGATGAGCTTCCCAAATTACAG
- the LOC107490280 gene encoding uncharacterized protein LOC107490280: MATTSKVLCRLSCRVKLLSHVKLPKLPSSSSSLSPSAPRITRTTSRLPVELGSIGSMMPLHNAVASARLVSSLCITSQTWCLVPQGISMPL, from the exons ATGGCAACAACCTCAAAGGTATTGTGCAGGTTGTCATGTCGAGTGAAGCTTCTGTCTCATGTTAAGCTCCCCAAGTTACCATCATCTTCCTCTTCACTCTCTCCCTCTGCACCACGCATTACTCGCACCACTTCACG GTTACCGGTGGAGTTGGGTAGCATTGGATCGATGATGCCGTTGCATAATGCGGTAGCTTCAGCTCGATTAGTATCAAGTTTGTGCATTACATCTCAGACTTGGTGTTTAGTTCCTCAAG GTATTTCCATGCCTTTATGA